A DNA window from Phoenix dactylifera cultivar Barhee BC4 chromosome 13, palm_55x_up_171113_PBpolish2nd_filt_p, whole genome shotgun sequence contains the following coding sequences:
- the LOC103714679 gene encoding hexokinase-3-like — MGRVVFGVALGCAVVTCAIAAVLVGRRARSQRKWRRAVEVLREFEDGCATSIGRLKQVVDAMAVEMHAGLASDGGSKLKMLLSFIDSLPNGNEIGTYYALDLGGTNFRVLRVRLGGKGSMISSPQVERQAIPRELMSGTSEDLFDFIAMKLKQFVEQEDDASEKKPDEEKVLGFTFSFPIRQMSVSSGILIKWTKGFSVEDAVGKDVARCLEEAMTKAGLNVRVTALVNDTVGTLALAHYYDEDTVAAVIFGTGTNACYVERTDAIIKCQGLLTNSGGMVVNMEWGNFWSSHLPRTSYDIALDDESPNCNDQGFEKMISGMYLGDIARRVLYRMAQESDIFGNGAYNLSIRFILRTPLMAAMHEDDSPDLREVGRILTENLQMPDVSLKARRLVVRVCDVVTRRAARLAAAGIVGILKKIGRDGSGGVASGRTKGRPRRTVVAIEGGLYANYSMFREYLNEAVAEILGEEVAQNVVLRVTEDGSGIGAALLAAAYSSNR; from the exons atggggagggtGGTGTTTGGGGTGGCGTTGGGTTGCGCGGTGGTGACGTGCGCGATCGCGGCGGTGCTGGTGGGGCGGCGGGCTCGTAGCCAGCGGAAGTGGCGGCGGGCGGTGGAGGTGTTGCGGGAGTTTGAGGACGGGTGCGCGACGTCGATCGGGAGGCTAAAGCAGGTGGTAGATGCCATGGCGGTTGAGATGCACGCCGGGCTCGCGTCCGACGGGGGAAGCAAGCTCAAGATGCTCCTTTCCTTCATCGATAGCCTCCCCAATGG GAATGAGATTGGCACTTACTATGCTCTTGATCTTGGAGGAACTAATTTTAGAGTATTGCGGGTTCGGCTTGGAGGAAAAGGGTCCATGATCTCGAGTCCCCAAGTTGAACGCCAAGCAATTCCTCGGGAACTCATGAGCGGTACAAGTGAG GATCTGTTTGATTTTATTGCAATGAAGCTAAAACAATTTGTTGAACAAGAAGATGATGCTTCTGAGAAAAAACCTGATGAGGAAAAGGTGCTTGGATTTACGTTTTCTTTTCCAATTAGACAGATGTCTGTATCTTCAGGCATTCTTATCAAGTGGACTAAAGGATTTTCAGTCGAAGATGCT GTTGGAAAGGATGTAGCCCGGTGTTTAGAAGAAGCGATGACCAAAGCAGGACTAAATGTGCGGGTGACAGCATTG GTGAATGATACTGTGGGCACATTAGCTCTTGCTCACTATTATGATGAGGACACTGTGGCTGCAGTGATTTTTGGAACAGGCACCAATGCCTGCTATGTGGAACGTACTGATGCAATTATCAAGTGTCAAGGCCTGCTTACAAATTCTGGAGGCATG GTTGTGAACATGGAATGGGGAAATTTCTGGTCGTCACATTTACCCAGAACTTCTTATGATATTGCTCTAGATGATGAGAGCCCGAACTGTAATGATCAG GGTTTTGAAAAAATGATTTCTGGAATGTATTTGGGTGACATTGCAAGAAGGGTGCTTTATAGGATGGCACAGGAGTCGGATATATTTGGAAATGGCGCATATAATTTATCTATACGCTTTATCTTAAG GACACCCTTGATGGCTGCCATGCATGAGGATGATTCTCCTGACTTGAGAGAAGTAGGAAGAATACTGACAGAAAATCTGCAG ATGCCTGATGTCTCATTGAAGGCACGAAGGCTTGTAGTAAGAGTGTGCGATGTAGTTACTCGAAGGGCTGCACGATTAGCTGCTGCAGGTATTGTTGGAATATTGAAGAAAATAGGACGAGATGGGAGTGGTGGAGTTGCAAGTGGAAGAACTAAAGGCAGACCAAGGAGAACAGTCGTTGCGATTGAGGGAGGTCTTTATGCTAATTACTCAATGTTCAGGGAGTATCTAAATGAAGCTGTTGCTGAGATCTTGGGTGAGGAGGTTGCCCAAAATGTCGTTCTCAGGGTTACAGAGGATGGATCAGGAATAGGAGCTGCTCTCCTTGCAGCGGCTTATTCATCAAATCGATAA